The region GAAAGTTAATCATAAAATAATGATAGCCTCCTGTGGCAGTGCCTCCGCACTGCAGAGTTCTTGCGCTATCAGCTGTTGTCCTTCTTTTCGATATAGTCTCCTAGGCCGCACAATACGACAGTTCTCATCGCGGAGTGGACGCGCCTCCCCTGATCCCCGTCTTGAAGATTTCGGCAAAATCATTAGAGATGAGTACGCGCTTGTCCGAGAGCATTATGGTCAGTCTTTGAAGCTACGTCCATAAAGACTTTATTGGAGCTCTCAAATAACCATTCGACAGATACCCCAAAACATCCCATAATACTCGCACACGGTTTGCTTGGGTTTTCTGAGCTACGACTTGCCGGGCCTTTGCTCCCTGGGATTCACTACTGGCGGGGCATTAAGGAAGCATTCTCCCTGAAAGGCGTCGAGGTTATTGCCGCAAGTGTGCCTCCGTCGGCCTCAATCGAGATGCGAGCCAAAGTATTGGCCGAGACTATTGCGTCGGCTGCACGGGGGAGAGAAGTAAATATAGTAGCGTACGTCTATTTATTCTTTGATCACTGGACTGTCATTTAACAGAGCACAGACATAGCATGGTAAGCTGCGGCGATGCCATTAATTTGGCGTGTCGCTGACCAGCGTCACAGGGGTGAGATAATCACAAACCGTATCACATTTCTCGTACCGCATATTGATGGGAAATAAAGCGGGCTTGATGCTCGATATATGATCACGCATCTGAAGCCCGAGAACTTCAAAGTCTTGTCATTGACGACTATTGCTACTCCACATAGGGGTGTGTAGATATCTGCGCTCTCAAGAAATGTTGCTAATTGCTTACAGGCTCCGCCGTAGCAGAttatcttcttcagcagataGGCGGTGCGCTCATAAGGAACCTTCATTGTCTCGTGCTAACAGGGTTTGTTTCTAGATGATCGGTTGGCCCAGCTCTATTACCTCctcgagaagatcaggatCGAGTCAGGGGCATTCTCTCAGCTCACGTGCGAGTATATGGAGAAGACTTTCAACCCTCAGACCCCAAATATCGAAGATATTCGGTATGTCTTCGTTCGGGGATCAGTTTTCGTAAGGCTGATATCGCAGATATTATTCCTATGGAGCAGTCATGGAGCCAAGATTTTGGTCGGTCTTCCGCTTATCCCACCGTCTTCTACAACAACTTGAAGGGTACAATGATGGGCTAGTCAGCGTAGCAAGCAGCAAGTGGGGAGCTTACAAGGGGACCCTTATGGGGGTCAGTCACTTGGACCTCATCAATTGGAGTAATCGACTCAAGTGGCTTGCCGGCGAGATCACTGGCCAGAGACCAAAGTAAGTGCTGCTGACTACTGGTCATAGCTTGTGGCTAATTTTGGACCTTCTAGCTTCAATGCCGTCGCGTTTTACTTGGACATTGCTGGTACGTGTAAAGCTGTTTGCGTCATATGCATTTGCACGAGCAAGGCTAAACTGAACTTGTTTCCCAGATATGCTTGCCAAGGAGGGTCTATAAAGGGGCTCGGATATGTATGTGTAAATATTGGACCATGAAATTTTGGTGCCTAGAAAAGCCCTATGGAGTGTATCTCGGCTATGCACATGTCCGCGAGGAGGCGGGCCAGCACAGCGACATGCATACCTTTTCTGATTCGCCCTTCCTAGGTTGCCTCACAGTTGTGACAATTCGTCAACAAGCAGTTTCCAGCCAAGTTGACTGGACAAACAGGGGTCGTCAAGGGTGGCGGTGCATCTGgatcatggccatgggcACACCCGGAGTGGCTTAGCTTCAATTGCAGGTCGATTATTGGAGTCACTAGAAGGCAGCCAAATAGGATATATTTTGCCAATTGTATAACAAGATAATGACTACACGATAGGGAGACATAGTTGCGAACCAGAATCATCCCTTCCCAAAGATCATTGTTGCTAGCATCGTCCCCGACGACCGAACCCGCCGAGATCTTCTTAGGTCCTTCTGCCCCACGGCCGGCCTTTCAGCTTTAACGTCATTCCTTCTTCCGTATATTTTCTGTAGTTCGTCCCGATTTGCCAACAGTTTCTCTTTCCGCATCTTTTTACCCCACAGGAAGTTGGTAGCAGACTGCACAGGATTTCTGAGAGATAGTCTGCCCGTGTTGAGCTTGTGGCGTGAATGAAATCGCTCTGAGGCTGGACCATCCTCCGCTTCCGCCAGTACTCCGAACAACGCCATGTCGGTTGCTATCCACCTAGACCGGCCGCACAAACATCTCACCAACCTCGACTACCTCACTGGAAAGGTTATCCTCTCTCTGCAATCTGAGACTTCGGTGGCCGGTATCCAGGTCAAATTAGAGGCAGAGAGTCGCACGCGACTTGCTGGGCCCAAGTACCCGCATAATGAGCACTCAGACAAGAAACGCACAGAGCTTGAAGTCCACAAGGTATGTCTATTTTCTACTATATTTTATGCTCTTCTTATGCGAGGAAAATACTCACCTCTTTTGCCAGCTTCTGTATAAGGTAACAGACCTCTTTCCAGACCCAGCGCTGGTCAGTACTCAATCGTCTCCTACTACTGCCTGGACATTCGCCCCAGGTAGATATGAGTATCCCTTCCAGTTCAAGGTGAGTAGGTCATATACTTTTGGCCTTGATCAAAGACTGATAATTCGCAGTTTCCATTCAATAATTCGTGCAACCTGCACAACAGCAtgctcaccaatctcaatattTCTGGGCTCAAGGTTGAAATGGCCAAGCAGGCGAATCGTCATGTGAAACGAACTCTTCCTCCATCCCTGTCAGGTTTTCCGGGCATGGCCGAAATAAAGTATTATGTGAAAGCTACCGTTGTTCGTCCTCAGTTCTACAAAGAGAACCTTCGAGCAGTAAGTGGAGCAACGTTGgggtcttctccagcccTAATTTTGACTATGCTCTACCGACGAGCTAACCTTTAGCTTTATAGATCACTAACCTGACTTTTCTTCCTATCGAGCCGCCAAGGACGGGTAATCCCAGGGAAGAAGCGTATGCAAGACGGCAACATCAGTTCGCTAGCGGCCCGACACCATCGCCAAAAAGTCTGTTTCACAGGAGTTCAAAAGCATCTTTAAGGGATCTTGAAGCGACATCTCTCCGCGTTTCGGCTGAACTACGTCTACCGAACCCTTCGATTCTCACCTGCAATGAGCCCATCCCAATGCGTATTCTGGTCAAAAAGTTGTCTGAATCATTTGAGACTGTCTTCTTGCAGATGCTACAGATTGAGTTGCTATCTTATACCTATATTCAGGCGCAAGATCTCAAACGAACAGAGACAGGCTCTTGGGTGATCATGAGTCGTAGCAATATGGCGATGTCTCTTGGGAGAGGTGGTGATCCAGCAGGCACTGAGTGGAGCGTTGACTCTAGTCTATGGAACCGCTTGCCCTTACCTCCTTCAGTTGCTCCATCCTTTCAAACGTGCAACATCTCGAGGAGCTACGAGCTTGAGGTACGGGTTGGATTAGCTCACGGCACGGTAGGGAACTTGAAAGTACGTGACCCTAATCAACGTCTGCTTGCCCCATAGGAGTATCCGGCTGACTTCCCGACAGTCACAACTGATCATCCTCCCTCTGAGGGTGCCTGTTCGAGTATATTCTGGAGTCGCCCCGCCAGCAGCATTGCTAGAGGCAATGGCGACAAATACGCAAGATAAGCCTAAGCGTCCCATTCTCACACCAAGCTCGCCGTGGACAGAAGATACGGAGCGACCACCAATACCCCCAAGGCCAACTGCGGCTCTGGCCCCCATCAACTCAGACGAATTCCAGGAGGAAGCTCCTCCAAGTTACGAGGATGCGATGGCTGAAACTCTGAGTCCTTTGGAAGGCCCTCGTCGCGAGTATTACCCACCAGatgcttcttcttgttcttcttctttcagaTCCACCGTTGAACCCGGAGCTGATGCAAAGTCGCCAGTTGGAGGAGCCCCTAGGACGTCCGGCGGAATCTATGGCAACCCAGGAGCGAACTCGTCTTCCGAATCATTCGATATGCTCCCTTCATCACCTCCAGAGTctcggtcagggtcacctCTGGGGCCCCCCGTTGCCCGGCAGCAGAGTGTACTCAAGATCCACAAGGCGCCACTTCCGGTGGAAGACAGCCCTCCTCAGTACCGGCTGGTAGCTGAAAACCCGCAACCGGCCCAAGGACAGGATTCACAAAGACAATCGCGACGAATGAACCTTGGAGTACCCAGCAGGAAACCAGTACCAAGTCCGAGCCGAGCTAACACGCAAGCTAATACGCAGGCGAAACCCTGAGCCGCTGTACTGCCCTTTGAAAACTACCTGTTCCGCTCCGCAGGGGCATTATCATTCTTTGAGGGATTCGAATTCGTTCAAATGCATATGACAGGAGTCTGGGATTTCTAGCATTATCAATTATCCCACGCGTTTCGCAAAACCTATCAGTTTTATTTTTAGCCCCTCAGAGATAACATATAATACTATCTTTACGGAGTATGTACGTCGCATGCCTTCCATATGAGTTATAACTCTTACCATTACCTGGACACCACACACGCTAATACCGTTCCATTCCGTCCTAATTTTAGTTGGTTACCCAGAATACCTCCTGTTGGCGCTTTCGCAACATTCAGGGTGCTGCTGGCATGTTGCCTGCCGGTATCGTGAACATGGTTGCAGTGGAATATCAATAACATCTGCCCTTCACTGGCTCTATCATTGAGCTGGAAGACGGTGGAGTGTGCAGTTTTCTTCATTCGTATTTTGCTTATTGTATGTCAATTTCCCATCCGGTCGAGATACATAGGTTGCTTCGTAGGAAGAATAATATCTGTCCACCAAATTCGCTGGCCGTGACACTATTCTGTATAAACCATGTTTCCTTATGAGTTACCTCAgcaacaaagaagaaatggtgATAATATCCCcaacagaagacaaagaagtCTAGAAAAAGTATAGTTGCGTAGTGGGGATGCCCTTGTCAGGCGCGCCGATCAAAACAGCGCGAGCGGTGAGGAGATGAGCAACAAGTGAGAGCTGCGCTCTCCAGCTCCTACTCAAATCTTGTGCTCAACCACATTCCCACCACCATGATTACAACCTCAAGTCCTTAGCGATTTCCTTCAATTCATTTTGGCGTTCTTGGTGCTCTTCAGTTTGACTATCCTGCAACTTTGCCGCGATTGACACTGATAGTAAAATCTCAATCTGCACGCGCCATACCGTGGGTAGTGTTGCGCCTTTGACTGCAGCTGCCTTCTTAACCGGTATCTtctttcctggtttgggAACCAGGAAACTTTGACATTCCAAGCATGCGGCTCCACCTTACCATTCAGCGGCACGGTTTGCCTGTAACGCGCATTCTCTGGACTACTTCACCGCCATCGCTCTTCGGACACAATCATCCCAACCCCTCGTCCATATCAcctgcctcctcttccgctgTGACGTCGTCGCGTATGCCCAATGCGTTATACGGCAACGGGGGATACACAATCGCACAGTTGCTGGAGGACGTTAACGAGGTCATTCCGCTGGAGACAGAGCCGCGGCTGTttgaagatgaaacaagCGGACAGTGGGGCTTGGAAGACTACGTGGTTGAAGTTGGGGGCTCGGAATGTTTGCATTTCATGGAAATAGAAGGAATCCTTAGGGATGGCGATGAAGTCCTAATACGTGCCCTACAGATCTTCGACCTCAAGGCAAGGCAGATATCCGGCCGGCACCAGATATCGGCTGACGGAAGGCATCTTATTGACGGGGTTCCTTTTGGGAAGCCATTCTTGAAAAGATTGACGTCGTCAAGGCCTGCTATAGCGATACCGCCTAGAAAGAAAAGACGCACTGCTCTTGCACTCTGGGGAAATGGCAGTGCttatgatgaggaagactcGGACTGGGCTCCCTCGGTTCCTCAGCATGCCGGTACTGGGAAAGAGCTTTCTCTGCTTAAGCCGGAGAgtgaagctggaaagacggaCAGGGATATGGACGAGTATGAGGACGCCTACCAAGATGACTACGAAGATTATCACGAACCGAACGAAGATGGTGATGGGACTGTCATCCGACATGATATGGATAAAACGAGTAAGGGCATagagagcgaggacgacgatgacgtCTCTAGTCCTGAAATCGGAGATCTCAGCGAAGAAATACAGGATCTCAAGAGAGATATGGAGCTTTCAGGGTTGTTACCCGAATCAAGGATATCTGATGTGAAGGCTCATTGCAGCTATTCTTTGCGTTCGAGACCGAGCAATTCTCAAACAGAGCCTAGAAAAAGCTCGCTTTCACGTAGATCATTCGGCAGACCCGCTGATGGAGACGTCTCGCGAAGAGAGTCGAAGCGCGTCAGTTTCGACAAATCAAAACAAGAGTTGGGGACAGCGAAGTCTCAGAGCTTGGTTCCAAGGGCTGGTTCGACTTCGGAAGAACCGGACGACTCTGTCTCGAGCGATAGCGATAGCGATAGCTCCGTGAGTGGCTCCAGTGCTTCTGAGTCGAGCGAGGAAGACTCATCATCCGATGACGCTGAGTCCGAGTCTGAATCTGAATCTGAATCTACGTCCGCGACTACATCTGATTCGTCTCTTGATTCAGAGAGTGATTCTTCGTCCGAAAGCTCGGCATCTGAGTCAGAATCTGAACCTGAAGATGTTGGCAAATCGAAACCTGTCTTAAAGCCGACCCACGAAGCCAAACCCCCTGGGACAGGTTCagagaggacaagaaagtGTAATCGACGAGCTAAAATGCGGCGGCGACTTACTAAGCTTAAGCAAATGGGTTTCCTCGATGAGAATGCAAATTTCGATGCTCTCCGAGAATGGGACTCGAAGAACAGAGACTCCGACTTTTCTTTCACAAAGCCTGATTTAGAAAGTCGAAAAgcgcaggaacaggaagagtTTGAGGCGAAACGTCGTAAGCTGCTCCGTGACTTAGAGTCCGGGGGTGTTGACGTTTCGTTTGTCTCTGAAAAGGAGAATCTAACTCCGAACTCGATTGGCCCTGACACGACGGAGCTGCCTGAAGATCAGGAGGAGCACTATGAGACTGCCAATGACGCAACTCCAGCTAACGCTGAACTTTCGAAACGCCGTTCTCTGGATGTAGCCAGCACTCGCCGGCTTCTTTTCGGCTCCCTTGGTGTAAAAAACCCTCGCTctaaggaggaagaggaagccacGCGGAAGAGATTGGTGGGCAAGGTTCGAGAAAGCATACTTCACCCAACCGAGCGTCAACAGGAGGAGCAGGGCTTTGCCGAGACCCATGAAGGTGAGCCGCATGTGGACTGGCACGAGAAACTTGTACTTGGAGCTACGGAATGTGTCTACGACGACATTGAGCTAAGTGCTCCGCCGTTCCCATTCGAACAACGTTGGGACAACGAAGCTGGGGATGAGATAAGGCGACGGAGAGGCCgcaacaagaaaagaaagaggagacaACAGCTCCAGGTCTACGATGAGGGAGCTTATGGTAACGAAGACTATTATGATGGCGAGGACCAACAACTGAACTACGATGATTCTGAGCAACCAGAAATTGAGTCTGAGAACAAGGAGGGAATGGATGAGATGACAACCAGGACGActgctgagcctgaggaTGACCTCCCGGATCTCCCAGATGATCCAAGTAGTCTACCTGACCTTGTAATAAACGACCTGAAACCGGGTACTGTGGTCGCTTTCAAGCAGCTAGATGTCTCAAAGGCTACAAACTGGCAGCCCACAGTGTCAGACTATCGTGTCGCTGTGGTTAGCGAAGTCTTCGACGACAATATTCTCAACATGCAACTCGCCAAGCCGTACAGAAGACAACCCAGGGATgcagacgctgaagagggaCCCTTCAGTTACAGCGGGTTTGAGATGCCTGGcatggaagatgacgagggaGTGGACGATGGGTTTCGCGAAGTGCCGTTTGACGATCTTATTGGACCC is a window of Aspergillus nidulans FGSC A4 chromosome VI DNA encoding:
- a CDS encoding triglyceride lipase (transcript_id=CADANIAT00009507), with amino-acid sequence MIASCGSASALQSSCAISCCPSFRYSLLGRTIRQFSSRSGRASPDPRLEDFGKIIRDEYALVREHYDTPKHPIILAHGLLGFSELRLAGPLLPGIHYWRGIKEAFSLKGVEVIAASVPPSASIEMRAKVLAETIASAARGRESTDIACGLDARYMITHLKPENFKVLSLTTIATPHRGSAVADYLLQQIGDDRLAQLYYLLEKIRIESGAFSQLTCEYMEKTFNPQTPNIEDIRYYSYGAVMEPRFWSVFRLSHRLLQQLEGYNDGLVSVASSKWGAYKGTLMGVSHLDLINWSNRLKWLAGEITGQRPNFNAVAFYLDIAEKPYGVYLGYAHVREEAGQHSDMHTFSDSPFLGCLTVVTIRQQAVSSQVDWTNRGRQGWRCIWIMAMGTPGVA
- a CDS encoding arrestin-like protein artD (transcript_id=CADANIAT00009508) — encoded protein: MSVAIHLDRPHKHLTNLDYLTGKVILSLQSETSVAGIQVKLEAESRTRLAGPKYPHNEHSDKKRTELEVHKLLYKVTDLFPDPALVSTQSSPTTAWTFAPGRYEYPFQFKFPFNNSCNLHNSMLTNLNISGLKVEMAKQANRHVKRTLPPSLSGFPGMAEIKYYVKATVVRPQFYKENLRAITNLTFLPIEPPRTGNPREEAYARRQHQFASGPTPSPKSLFHRSSKASLRDLEATSLRVSAELRLPNPSILTCNEPIPMRILVKKLSESFETVFLQMLQIELLSYTYIQAQDLKRTETGSWVIMSRSNMAMSLGRGGDPAGTEWSVDSSLWNRLPLPPSVAPSFQTCNISRSYELEVRVGLAHGTVGNLKSQLIILPLRVPVRVYSGVAPPAALLEAMATNTQDKPKRPILTPSSPWTEDTERPPIPPRPTAALAPINSDEFQEEAPPSYEDAMAETLSPLEGPRREYYPPDASSCSSSFRSTVEPGADAKSPVGGAPRTSGGIYGNPGANSSSESFDMLPSSPPESRSGSPLGPPVARQQSVLKIHKAPLPVEDSPPQYRLVAENPQPAQGQDSQRQSRRMNLGVPSRKPVPSPSRANTQANTQAKP
- a CDS encoding uncharacterized protein (transcript_id=CADANIAT00009509) encodes the protein MRLHLTIQRHGLPVTRILWTTSPPSLFGHNHPNPSSISPASSSAVTSSRMPNALYGNGGYTIAQLLEDVNEVIPLETEPRLFEDETSGQWGLEDYVVEVGGSECLHFMEIEGILRDGDEVLIRALQIFDLKARQISGRHQISADGRHLIDGVPFGKPFLKRLTSSRPAIAIPPRKKRRTALALWGNGSAYDEEDSDWAPSVPQHAGTGKELSLLKPESEAGKTDRDMDEYEDAYQDDYEDYHEPNEDGDGTVIRHDMDKTSKGIESEDDDDVSSPEIGDLSEEIQDLKRDMELSGLLPESRISDVKAHCSYSLRSRPSNSQTEPRKSSLSRRSFGRPADGDVSRRESKRVSFDKSKQELGTAKSQSLVPRAGSTSEEPDDSVSSDSDSDSSVSGSSASESSEEDSSSDDAESESESESESTSATTSDSSLDSESDSSSESSASESESEPEDVGKSKPVLKPTHEAKPPGTGSERTRKCNRRAKMRRRLTKLKQMGFLDENANFDALREWDSKNRDSDFSFTKPDLESRKAQEQEEFEAKRRKLLRDLESGGVDVSFVSEKENLTPNSIGPDTTELPEDQEEHYETANDATPANAELSKRRSLDVASTRRLLFGSLGVKNPRSKEEEEATRKRLVGKVRESILHPTERQQEEQGFAETHEGEPHVDWHEKLVLGATECVYDDIELSAPPFPFEQRWDNEAGDEIRRRRGRNKKRKRRQQLQVYDEGAYGNEDYYDGEDQQLNYDDSEQPEIESENKEGMDEMTTRTTAEPEDDLPDLPDDPSSLPDLVINDLKPGTVVAFKQLDVSKATNWQPTVSDYRVAVVSEVFDDNILNMQLAKPYRRQPRDADAEEGPFSYSGFEMPGMEDDEGVDDGFREVPFDDLIGPKVLRAAPSTDGREKDTANIRLELTRPSFPADEVPPAQEPSQSANDAPTAINGHENQLVHTSSQREISYPSGKRVSTPDPAPLEDSFARSPRFEGFDDSMETTNGTDTVNSSYIRDENPGEHY